CACCTTAAGGGCCTTAAGATTGCTGTGATGGGATGCATTGTAAACGGTATCGGTGAGATGGCAGATGCTGATTATGGATATGTTGGTGCAGGGCCTGGGAAAGTTTCTTTGTACAGGAACAGAGAACTTGTAAGCAGGGCTCTTCCTGAGGAAGAGGCCGTGGACAGGCTGGTTGAGTTGATTAAGGAGAGTGGTGACTGGGTTGATGCCGAATGAGAAGCGTAGTTTTTTTTGCGTCAGATTAAATGTTTTTTTTAAATTGCAATACATTGTAACCAGTTCGGATGTAAACACCCGATAAAGTAATGAGAAAGATCCTGTTAGTCATAAGTCTATTGCTTTCCTATGTATTTGTAAATGGAGAGCAGATAGAATTAAGGGGTACCTATCAAGGAGAAAATCTGTATGTGAAGAATCCTTTTGCTGCCTCAGGAGTAGGCTTTTGCGTTTATGAGGTAACAGTCAATGGTATTACTTCTACCGACGAGATTAACTCTGCAGCATTTGAGATAGACCTTTCCGTATTCGGTTTTGCTCTTGGTGAACCCGTTGTGGTAACCATCAACTACAAGGAAGGTTGTCTCCCCTCGGTTTTGAATCCCGGTGTCTTGAACGCCAAGACCTCCTTTGTTGCCGAAGAAGTAAAGATTGAGGGTGATAAAATTGTATGGAGGACCCGTGGTGAGACTGGATCACTACCGTTTGTTGTAGAACAGTTTAGGTGGAACAAGTGGGTTACTGTTGCTCAGGTTGACGGAGTTGGAGTGCCCGGTCTACATAGCTATTCTGCACCTGTAAGGTTTCATGCCGGGGAGAATCGTTTCCGTATCAGGCAGACAGATTCAAGAAAAGTTAACAGGTATTCTGCAGAGCTCGTTTACAGGAGTTCGGTTCCTCAGGTTACCTACACTCAAACCTCCGGAGGACGTGCCATTGAATTTTCTGCTCCTACTATGTATGAGCTTTACGACAGCTTTGGTAGAATCATTGTTAAGGGCTATGGTAAGACCTTGCAGATGGATGATCTGGCTAAAGGATCTTACTATCTCAACTATGACAACAAAATGGACGTAATCAAGCGCTAATCCCATAGGAGTCTCTGTTGCGTTTTGATAGAATAGAGTTTTAGGTTAAGCATTAATTTAATAATCATTTAAACAGTCCTTTGCCCTGAGGCAAAGGACTGTTTTTGTAATAAGTACGAATTCCTGTATAACAGGGAATCAGGATGAGGGTCTGAGATCCCGTGATTTTGTGGTGTTTAGGAGGCTGACATCCTGCCTGTTAATTAAAATAATTATTTTAGACGGCAATTGTTTTTAATAAAAGATTAACTTTGGCTTCGTTGGGGAAACAATTAAAGTAATCATTATATGGCAAAAGTAATTGCTCTTGCGAATCAGAAAGGCGGGGTTGGAAAGACTACAACTGCCATCAATCTGGCAGCGAGTCTGGCAGTGTTGGAGTACAAAGTGCTGGTTGTTGATGCAGACCCTCAGGCCAATGCCACTTCTGGTTTAGGTTTTGATTTGTCGAAGATTGAGAATAGCATCTATGAGTGCATAGTTGGAAAGGCAGAACCAAAGGATGCTATATTACAGGGGGAGATAGACCACCTTTTCCTGATGCCTTCTCATATAGACCTTGTTGGTGCTGAGATAGAGATGCTCAATATGCCCAAGCGTGAATATGTACTGAAGGACATACTTGAGAAAGTAAGGGACAACTATGATTTCGTACTTATAGACTGTTCACCATCTCTTGGGCTAATCACTGTAAATGCATTGACCGCTGCAGATTCGGTTATCATACCAGTACAGTGCGAGTATTTTGCTCTTGAGGGACTTGGGAAGCTGCTTAACACTATCAAAATAATACAGAGCCGATTGAATCCGGAACTTGAGATTGAAGGATTCCTGCTCACTATGTATGATTCACGACTCAACCTGTCCAATCAGGTTGTAGAAGAGGTTAAGAGCCACTTCCAGGAGATGGTGTTTGAAACCCTTATTACACGTAATATCAAGCTCAGCGAAGCTCCTAGTTACGGTAAGGCTGTTGTTATGTATGATGCGGCTTCCAAAGGTGCTACCAACTATTTGAATCTGGCACGTGAGTTGCTGCAAAGGAACAACATGACCAAGATGGATAATAAGGATAAGGTAATTAGTAAATAAGAATACTTAACGGTTACAATGGGCAAAAAGAACGTTTTAGGAAGAGGTTTAGGTGCATTGATCGACAATCCAGATGATATCAGAAAGCCACGGCCTTCTGCATCCATCAATGAGATTGATATTAGTCTGATCGAGGTAAACCCATGGCAGCCGCGTTCCACATTTGATGAAGAAAGGCTTGAGGAACTGGCAGCCTCCATCAGAAGCGTAGGGATTGTGGTACCTCTTACTTTACGTAAGACAGACGAGGATAAGTACCAGATAATTGCCGGAGAGCGTCGTTTTCGTGCAGCGAGAAAAGCAGGCCTTACCAAGGTTCCTGCCTATGTACGTGAAGCAGAAGACGATGTGATGCTCGAGATGGCACTGGTTGAAAATATCCAGCGCGAGGATTTGGATCCCATTGAAGTTGCTATTAGCTACCAACGCCTTCTTGATGAGTGTAATCTGACTCAGGAAGATTTGTCAGAGAAGGTTGGTAAAAAGCGATCTACTGTAAGCAATTATCTGCGTCTTCTGAAACTTCCGGCTGAAATTCAGATGGGACTTCGTTCCAGAAGTATTTCTATGGGACAGGCAAGAGCTATTATCAATATTGAAAATACTGAAAAGCAGCTTGAGATCTACAGGAAGATAGTTGAGGAAGATCTGTCGGTCCGCATGGTCGAAGCACTGGTACGTGAGTTGGACAGCCCTTCAAAACCCGAAAAGGTCAAGACCACCAAAGAGCTTTCTGATGAATACAATGAACTGAAGAAGCATTTGTCTGAATTCTTCAAAACAAATATCGGATTCTCGCGTGACGGAAAAGGAAAGGGCAAGATCGTTATTCCATTCAAATCTGATGATGAGCTTGAGCAGATTATTGCAATACTGGACAGGGCAAAGGCTTAAGCAGGTAAGGATAAGTACTCTGCCTCTTTTACTCTTCTGCTCCCTGTCAGTCAATGCTCAGCTTGTGTCTGATAAGCCGGATGTATTGACCGGAAATACGGCTGCCGATATTAATGTATCCTTGACCGATTCTGTTGCTGATCCTGCTTTTATTGTACCTGACAGTTTAGTTCCTTCCCCTGCAGCTCCGTTAACAACCGATAGTATTGGTTTCAGAGTTATGCCGGGAACCATTACTACAGAGGTTCCTGTAAAGATTTTTATAGACGAAGAATATACTCACTCACCTCACAAGGCTACTGTTTATGCTGCTGTTCTTCCAGGTGCAGGACAGATATACAATAAAAAATACTGGAAGTTGCCCATACTCTATGGAGGTATTGGAGCGTTGGTATATGCCATCAACTTCAATACTAGTTATTATGACAAGTACAGATCTGCTTACAGGGACTTCCTGATTCGAGATCCGGGCAATACCAGCTATGACCAGTTCATCCCTCCGGGGCTTGAGATTGAAGATGTGCATGGTCCCTATTCCGATTGGTTTAAGAGAGCCCTGCAAAACAAAAAACGCTATTATAAAAGATCGCGTGATCTTAGTTATATTGGCATGGCAGCTCTGTATGTTATTAGTATCATTGATGCCAATGTAGATGCGCATTTCTATGACTTTGACATCAGTGATGATTTGTCAATGAGAATAGAACCTGCAATGGTTCAGCCTGTAGGACAGACGTCTTCGTCCTTGGGCTTGCAGGTTAAGTTTACGTTTTGAAATTAGTTGATGTTGAGTTCAAACACTTAGAATTATGAAAAGAGCATTCTTGATAATAGCAGTGCTGATGTTGCTTCCGGTTAATAAGAACATTTTTGCCTTTGGAACATCCAACCCTGATAACTACGCAGCTTCACTCGACAGTATGATGAACCTATGGCATTCCAGACCTTCGGTCGGTGAGCTGGTTGTTGATACTATTATTGAGAGTGCTGAGAATCTGGTTGAGGAACTGCCCGACTCAGTCTACATTGCACGTCTGGCTGCCATCAATACACCTATACAACTCACATTCAACAGTCAGGTAAAATCATACATCAAACTCTATACGCAGAGACGTCGTGAGCAGGTAGAGCAAATGCTGGGACTATCGCAATATTATTTCCCGATCTTCGAAGCAGAACTGGATGCAGCCAACCTTCCTCACGAATTAAAGTATCTCCCTGTGATTGAGTCAGCTCTTAACCCACGTGCACTATCTAAGGCTGGAGCAAGTGGTATCTGGCAGTTTATGTATTACACAGGCAAGAAATACGGACTGGAGGTCAATTCATATATAGACGAGCGACGTGATCCCGTAAAAGCTTCAAAGGCCGCAGTAGCATTTCTTTCTGATCTTTATGAGATATATGGAGACTGGAAACTTGTAATTGCAGCATACAACTGTGGACCGGGTAATGTAAACAAGGCTATCAGACGCACAGGTGGCAAGACCGACTTCTGGGAGATCTATTATCGGCTGCCACGTGAGACCAGAGGATATGTACCTGCCTATATTGCAGCAGTATATACATTCAACTATTCAAGGGAACATGGGCTGTATCCCAAGGCACCACAACTGCCTGTAGCAACCGATACAGTAATGGTATATCAACCTCTGCATTTCAAGCAGATCTCTGAGATTACAAGTATTCCGTTGGAGGTTATTCGCGATTTGAACCCTCAGTATCGTCTGGATGTAATTCCTGCGAAGGACAAGATGTATCCTCTTCGCCTTGCTTTTGATCATGCTACTTTGTTTGCCTCTCTTGAGGATACTATTTACAATCACCGTCGCCTTGAGTTATTCCCCGACAATAAGCTAGTTGCAGCTCCAGTGGAAGCCTCCTCACTCCCGGTTGTTGCACCTGCTGGTACTGAAGCAATTTACTATACTGTCAAATCGGGAGATGTCGTGGGTCTGATTGCCGATTGGTTTGATGTAAGAACATCCGACCTTCAATACTGGAACAATATTAAGCGAAATATGATCAGGGTTGGTCAGAAGCTGGTGATTTATGTGCCAAAAGCAAAGGCTGACCATTACAGGGCTGTTGCCCAAAGGCACGGAAGCTCAGCCGCTTCCGTGAAGCCTGCAACAACTGCTTCTGCCCAAAGCACTTCGACTCTTGCCAGTTCGGCATCTGCCAGTGGAGAATATGTTTATTACACAGTTCGTTCTGGAGACAATATCTGGGCTATTGCAAAGAAGTATCAGGGAGTTTCTCCTCAGGACATCCTGAATCTTAATAATATCTCGGATGCTACCAAGATTAAGCCCGGTCAGAAATTGAAAATTAAACCGTTATAATATTGGTATAACAACTGTTGTTTTGGCAGTTGTATTAAACCATACCTTCATTTATGCGTTTCAATAAGGCAAAATGTCAGCATTTTGCTGATGGCAGGCTTTTTGAGATATTTGGATAAAAATAAAAAGGAGGAAATATGGTATCTATTCCATTATTATTGATCTTTGGTTTTTTCGCACTTGCCAGCTGGATTGTTAGTGCACAGTTGAAGAGCAGGTTTGCGAAGTATTCGCGGTCCATTCTTCCTACAGGCCTGTCTGGCAGGGAGGTAGCAGAGAAAATGCTGCGCGAAAATGGTATCAATGATGTTAAGGTACTGTCTGTACCGGGACAACTGACCGACCATTACAATCCAAGCAATAAGACAGTTAATCTAAGTCCTGAAGTATATAATGGTCGCAGCGTTGCTGCAGCCTCAGTGGCTGCACACGAATGCGGGCATGCAGTTCAGCACGCCAGGGCCTATGCCCCGTTGCAATTACGCTCAGCACTGGTGCCTATTCAGAATGTAAGTGCAAGATTGCTTAATATTATCTTTATAGCAATGTTTGCAGGAGCAATAATACTTCCTGGACTTATTACCTTTGATGCTGCCTTGCTTGTGATTATCGCATGTTATGCAGTATTTGCAGCATTTGCAGTAGTTACCTTACCTGTGGAAATAGATGCAAGTCGCAGAGCTCTGGCCTGGCTTAACACATCAGGTATAACAGGAGGTCGCAGTCATGAGGAAGCCAAGGATGCTCTGAGATGGGCAGCCTATACTTATGTAGTTGCCGCCTTGTCTGCACTTGCGACCCTGTTCTACTACATTATGCTTTACCTTGGCAGAAGGGATTAAACCAGTTCCCGTTCTGGGGTACTATGAATTGTGTTGTAGTCCCAGACAAGGGTTATAAGAAAGTCGCGGTTTGGCATGTCGGTAGTAACCGATAGCTTTTTAGAGACCGCATCTTTAGTTTTTTGAAGCAGCGCTCCGTTGGAGTGCTGCTTTTTGTTATTCTCGGAAATCAGCAATACCTCCTTGATAGTCCTAATGTCACTATCATTCAGCAGCTCCACTTGTGGAAAAGTAATTTTGTGACCAACCGGCACTTCAGTCCACACTGTCTGACTTAGCCCGTACTTGGACGGCACTTTAAGTACTGTGGTTGATGCAGCTATATCTCCCAGTCGCTGGCCTTTACCATTGAGTATTATAACTAAAGTAGCTATTCCGCCAAAGAAAAATGTGAGGTCAACAAGCCTGAAAACCCATCTAATTAGTGCAGCTCCTACCGAGAGAGGAGTTCCATCAGCCTTGACTACCCTGATTTTCATTATATACTTACCAGGACTCTGACCGTTGAAAAATATCTCAAATAGCAGGTGATAAAGCACAAGAGGCATCAGTAACAACAGGACCCTTGCTGCTGCAGACTCTGATACAGTTCCAAACAGTTCACTTATTAGAGCCACCAACCCAGCATAGAGACCCATCAACAGAAGGTCAATTAATGTTGCAATGATACGATCACCTATGCTGGCTACCCTGAAACGGAGCTCGACATTTTGTGTGGTTTGCAGGTTAAATGTTTCCATCCTTTTGCTCTGTTACTGGATTATGCTAAATTTGTTCAAAGTTAACCAAAAACCGAAATATTAGCACTCTTGGGCATTAATGAAGGAGATCACTTTCATCAGATTAAACAAAAAAAGATGGTCGGACTTTGAAGATCAGATCTCTGGTAAGGATGTCAGAAACATCAGCCCTGATGACCTCGCATCTAATTATATTAGGCTTACAGACGATCTGTCCTATGCCCGGACCTTTTACCCTCAGTCAGGAGTTGTAGAATACCTCAATACCCTGAGCTCGAAAGCTCATGCACTGATCTATAGAAATAAAAGGGAGAGAAGTGACAGACTCACAGGTTTTTGGCTTAGGGAACTGCCTCTTGAGATATATAATATTAGGAAGGATATACTGCTATCCTTTCTGATCTTTATGGGAGCTTTCCTTATTGGTTGGTTTTCTGCCTTTCAGGAAGAGGATTTTGTCCGTGCCATCCTTGGTAACGAATACGTCAATACAACTATCGACAATATATCAAAAGGAGATCCTCTTGGAATATATGGAGACTCTACTCCATTCAGGATGTTCCTTGCAATAGCATTCAACAATATAGGGGTTTCAATAGTGGCTTTTATATTTGGGTTACTCACTCCAATTGGTACCGCAGTGATACTTATGCGGAATGGCATCATGGTTGGGGCCTTCTTATCATTCTTCTTTCAGTACTCCCTTGGGAAGGTTTCCATTATGGGCGTTATGCTCCATGGTACCATGGAACTTTCAGCAATAGTACTGGCTGGTGGGGCCGGGTTGATGCTTGGAAGAAGCATTTTGTTTCCGGGTACCTATACCCGTACGCACCAGTTTATAAATGCTGCAAGAAGGGGCACAAAATTAGTTGTAGGTATTATGCCATGCTTTGTAATAGCTGCAATCATTGAAAGTTATGTTACCAGATACTACAAGGAGATGGGATTCTGGGCGGAGTTTGGTATAATACTGATATCACTACTTTTTATGGTCTTTTACTTTATCATATATCCCATAATAACCCACA
The genomic region above belongs to Xiashengella succiniciproducens and contains:
- a CDS encoding ParA family protein → MAKVIALANQKGGVGKTTTAINLAASLAVLEYKVLVVDADPQANATSGLGFDLSKIENSIYECIVGKAEPKDAILQGEIDHLFLMPSHIDLVGAEIEMLNMPKREYVLKDILEKVRDNYDFVLIDCSPSLGLITVNALTAADSVIIPVQCEYFALEGLGKLLNTIKIIQSRLNPELEIEGFLLTMYDSRLNLSNQVVEEVKSHFQEMVFETLITRNIKLSEAPSYGKAVVMYDAASKGATNYLNLARELLQRNNMTKMDNKDKVISK
- a CDS encoding ParB/RepB/Spo0J family partition protein codes for the protein MGKKNVLGRGLGALIDNPDDIRKPRPSASINEIDISLIEVNPWQPRSTFDEERLEELAASIRSVGIVVPLTLRKTDEDKYQIIAGERRFRAARKAGLTKVPAYVREAEDDVMLEMALVENIQREDLDPIEVAISYQRLLDECNLTQEDLSEKVGKKRSTVSNYLRLLKLPAEIQMGLRSRSISMGQARAIINIENTEKQLEIYRKIVEEDLSVRMVEALVRELDSPSKPEKVKTTKELSDEYNELKKHLSEFFKTNIGFSRDGKGKGKIVIPFKSDDELEQIIAILDRAKA
- a CDS encoding DUF5683 domain-containing protein — translated: MSRLLQYWTGQRLKQVRISTLPLLLFCSLSVNAQLVSDKPDVLTGNTAADINVSLTDSVADPAFIVPDSLVPSPAAPLTTDSIGFRVMPGTITTEVPVKIFIDEEYTHSPHKATVYAAVLPGAGQIYNKKYWKLPILYGGIGALVYAINFNTSYYDKYRSAYRDFLIRDPGNTSYDQFIPPGLEIEDVHGPYSDWFKRALQNKKRYYKRSRDLSYIGMAALYVISIIDANVDAHFYDFDISDDLSMRIEPAMVQPVGQTSSSLGLQVKFTF
- a CDS encoding lytic transglycosylase domain-containing protein; translation: MKRAFLIIAVLMLLPVNKNIFAFGTSNPDNYAASLDSMMNLWHSRPSVGELVVDTIIESAENLVEELPDSVYIARLAAINTPIQLTFNSQVKSYIKLYTQRRREQVEQMLGLSQYYFPIFEAELDAANLPHELKYLPVIESALNPRALSKAGASGIWQFMYYTGKKYGLEVNSYIDERRDPVKASKAAVAFLSDLYEIYGDWKLVIAAYNCGPGNVNKAIRRTGGKTDFWEIYYRLPRETRGYVPAYIAAVYTFNYSREHGLYPKAPQLPVATDTVMVYQPLHFKQISEITSIPLEVIRDLNPQYRLDVIPAKDKMYPLRLAFDHATLFASLEDTIYNHRRLELFPDNKLVAAPVEASSLPVVAPAGTEAIYYTVKSGDVVGLIADWFDVRTSDLQYWNNIKRNMIRVGQKLVIYVPKAKADHYRAVAQRHGSSAASVKPATTASAQSTSTLASSASASGEYVYYTVRSGDNIWAIAKKYQGVSPQDILNLNNISDATKIKPGQKLKIKPL
- a CDS encoding zinc metallopeptidase, which produces MVSIPLLLIFGFFALASWIVSAQLKSRFAKYSRSILPTGLSGREVAEKMLRENGINDVKVLSVPGQLTDHYNPSNKTVNLSPEVYNGRSVAAASVAAHECGHAVQHARAYAPLQLRSALVPIQNVSARLLNIIFIAMFAGAIILPGLITFDAALLVIIACYAVFAAFAVVTLPVEIDASRRALAWLNTSGITGGRSHEEAKDALRWAAYTYVVAALSALATLFYYIMLYLGRRD
- a CDS encoding RDD family protein, whose product is METFNLQTTQNVELRFRVASIGDRIIATLIDLLLMGLYAGLVALISELFGTVSESAAARVLLLLMPLVLYHLLFEIFFNGQSPGKYIMKIRVVKADGTPLSVGAALIRWVFRLVDLTFFFGGIATLVIILNGKGQRLGDIAASTTVLKVPSKYGLSQTVWTEVPVGHKITFPQVELLNDSDIRTIKEVLLISENNKKQHSNGALLQKTKDAVSKKLSVTTDMPNRDFLITLVWDYNTIHSTPERELV
- a CDS encoding stage II sporulation protein M, with the translated sequence MKEITFIRLNKKRWSDFEDQISGKDVRNISPDDLASNYIRLTDDLSYARTFYPQSGVVEYLNTLSSKAHALIYRNKRERSDRLTGFWLRELPLEIYNIRKDILLSFLIFMGAFLIGWFSAFQEEDFVRAILGNEYVNTTIDNISKGDPLGIYGDSTPFRMFLAIAFNNIGVSIVAFIFGLLTPIGTAVILMRNGIMVGAFLSFFFQYSLGKVSIMGVMLHGTMELSAIVLAGGAGLMLGRSILFPGTYTRTHQFINAARRGTKLVVGIMPCFVIAAIIESYVTRYYKEMGFWAEFGIILISLLFMVFYFIIYPIITHNKYEKPK